CTTGTGAAACAGGTTATGCAATTAACTCCAGTCTCCTTGAAGAACTAGCGGGAGAACATAGCCAGCGCGGGGAGGAGTTGATAAGATTCACTTTTAATTAAGATAGAGCATCCTAAGTAGATTAATACAAAGGGGAAGACTTTCCGCGCATGACGAGTCAAAATAGGAGCCATGAGAGGATTACGTACCATGTAATAAGACAGGAAGCACCATGTGCCAACTGTACAATAGCAGACAGATATAATTACAGCTAAAGAGGGAAAATTACTGCTGGCAAATAAAGGAACGTAGATACCAATATTGTTACCACCGTTAGCGATAGTTACCGCAGAAACACGGTAAGTTTGGCGATCGCGCAGAGTTGCTAGTAGAGATTTTTTGCGTCGTCCAGATGTAGGGGAAGCGTGGAAATCAATTGATACATCCTGTACATTATCTTCTTGCTGCTCTCTCCTCAATAGGTGATTAATACCGATGGCGATAGGTAAAAAACCTAACAACCCAATCCAAGATGCTGGAAGTATTAAGCCACCAAAGAAACCAGGAAGACTAGCCAGGACTAAGACTGTAAACCCTAAAAACTCGCCAAGAACAACATTTTGGGGGCGAAAGGTGCGATTAACTTTGCCAAAGAAAGCTGTCAGATATAAGTTATCGTCAAAGGTAGTGGCAAAAGCAACGGAGATTCCAAGAAGAATTGTAGTGATGAGCCAAGTCATGGTCTTTGCTTAAGGTAAAAATGCCCCATTGTTGGGAGGATTATGTGTCATATCCATCAATGGATGGATGTGTTGGTTGAGCAAGTAAGGTACCTTAGCCGCGCTTGAATTAAATATTAAGACTGATGGCTCGATAAAATCAAATCTTCTTTTTTTTCAAAACGATAAATAGAATTTATTATTATCAGTTGCTGTCATTACGCCGTCTATAAATACTGTCAGGACTTACGCACCAAGTATTTTGTTGAGATAGGGTGTAAGGGTTTTGAACAACTACACCCCTATACCCCTATAAGCTAAAAAACATTTAGTTTGCATATTGAAATAACATCATACTCTTGTGGGGTGGGCATCTTGCCCGCCCTAGTTATGCAAGTTAAATGTGGAACAGCTTACCCTTACCAAAACCCTTGATTTTTCGTTTTCATGCTTAAGTCTTAAAAATTACCAGTCTCGTTCAACGGCAATAATTTCTGTGTATTCAAACTCATTGGGACTTTGTTTGACCAGAGGATAGATTTCTCCGCCCAATTCAATATAATCTTGTTCACAATCTGGTTTAGATGAGTAATATGTCAGCACGTATTCCCTACCAATTCTATCTGCGATTTCTGCTTCTACCTCACCCCGCCATTGGGTTTTTGTCACTAATACTATCAACTGGTTTGCTAACTCAGGTAATGTTTGGGCAATTTTTCTACGGTAATTCTCATCTAAACTACCAAATGGTGAATCCATGACAATGGGGAAGGTACTACTGTCGGGTACGGTTAAGATTTTCCGTTTCTCACTCCAATCTCTTACCTTATCAATAATACTGGCAATAAAAGATAGGCTAAGGATTTGGTTTTCACCAGTAGAAGCAGCAACTGCTGCTTCCATCCCTGATGTATTTTCTACAAGCGTTAATTCGTATTTATCGCTGAGTTTTGGGACGTAGGGAGTAAAAGAAATGGAATTGAATATTTCTTGTAAACGCTTTTCCAATTGCAGACGAAACTGCTTTTCTTGGCGGTTTCTTACTTCTGTTAATCGTTCAATTGCATCTTGCGTAGCATTTATCCGTCTTTGTGCTAATAACTGTTTTTCTTCATTGAGTTTTTGTTTAGCAATTTGCTTAACTAAAGCATCGATATCAGTCTTCACATGAGCAATTTGTTGTTGATTTGCACCTTGTTCTCTATGCAATTCATCAATTTTACTTTCAATCTCATCCAACCGTTTCTGCAAACTGCTAATTTCTTCGTTAGTGTCTTTACGCAAGCGTTCTTGAATACTTTCTAACTCATGCTCAACTTGAGATATATTTTGACGTAACTGATTAATTCTCGCCTGTTCTCTGTCTACCTCCTCCCAAAATGCTACTGCTTGCTTATCAATTTCATCTACTTGGGCGCTCATGCGAATAGCAGTTTCTTCTACAGCCGAAGAACCAGCTTGATTTAACCAGAGGCTGACGTTTGTATGCGAATGATTTCCCTCATGTAATTCCGCACCACAAATACAACGTTGTGACTTAAGTAATTCATTAATAAATTCCCGCGAAATACCAGTTGTCAATTCACCCCGTTGTTTCAAATCCTGCATAATCTGCCGGAATTGGGTGGTACTATCTGATAGTAATACTGTGTAGCCCCGTGCGGAAATAATTTTCTTGAGTGCTTCTTTAGTTTGGCGTAGGCTTTCTTGATTCGCCGTCTTTTGATTTTCTAATTCTTGTCTCCTCTGTTGTAATTCTTTTGCCGCACTCAGTTCTTGTAAACGATTACCTGTCTCTTTTTTAAAAGTTTGTTGATACTCTAACTC
Above is a genomic segment from Nostoc sp. MS1 containing:
- a CDS encoding cadmium resistance transporter; translation: MTWLITTILLGISVAFATTFDDNLYLTAFFGKVNRTFRPQNVVLGEFLGFTVLVLASLPGFFGGLILPASWIGLLGFLPIAIGINHLLRREQQEDNVQDVSIDFHASPTSGRRKKSLLATLRDRQTYRVSAVTIANGGNNIGIYVPLFASSNFPSLAVIISVCYCTVGTWCFLSYYMVRNPLMAPILTRHARKVFPFVLIYLGCSILIKSESYQLLPALAMFSR
- a CDS encoding AAA family ATPase produces the protein MKLTSIKLCNFRSFYGRTPEIVIAGGDVLNTTIIHGNNGSGKTSLLNAFTWVLYERFSAAFASTEQLVNKRAIAEAALGQAVECWVEINWEHEGKRYNVKRQCKGYKNKTDFAVGKTELLMQVAGDDGRWYYPSQQPEEIIGQILPVSLHQYFFFDGERIEEIVRSDKKAEIAEATKIFLGVEVINRSIRHLGEAKKSLENELKAIGDSEIKQLLREQEKLEQEIERINSRQTEIKQELEYQQTFKKETGNRLQELSAAKELQQRRQELENQKTANQESLRQTKEALKKIISARGYTVLLSDSTTQFRQIMQDLKQRGELTTGISREFINELLKSQRCICGAELHEGNHSHTNVSLWLNQAGSSAVEETAIRMSAQVDEIDKQAVAFWEEVDREQARINQLRQNISQVEHELESIQERLRKDTNEEISSLQKRLDEIESKIDELHREQGANQQQIAHVKTDIDALVKQIAKQKLNEEKQLLAQRRINATQDAIERLTEVRNRQEKQFRLQLEKRLQEIFNSISFTPYVPKLSDKYELTLVENTSGMEAAVAASTGENQILSLSFIASIIDKVRDWSEKRKILTVPDSSTFPIVMDSPFGSLDENYRRKIAQTLPELANQLIVLVTKTQWRGEVEAEIADRIGREYVLTYYSSKPDCEQDYIELGGEIYPLVKQSPNEFEYTEIIAVERDW